CGCGGTCGTGATCGCAAGGCAGGTGCAGACCACCAGGAAGCTTGCAATGTAGCCCACGAAAATCACCCCATGATCGGGTTCACCCAAAAACGAAATCGTGATCCAGAGAGGAAAGGTCAGCAGGAGTGCGCAAAACCAGACAAAGCAGGCCGCCACATACTTGCCAAAGATGGCCTGCCACGGCGCGATCGGCATCGTTAAGAGCAATTCGATGGTTCCTTGGCGCTGCTCATCGGACCACAACCTCATCCCCACGGCCGGGGCCAACACGAGGTAAAACCAGGGATGCCAAAAGAAAAAGGCATTCCCGAGCGAGGCGTCTCCCGCCTCCAGGAGATTGCCAAAGGTGAAGGCGAAGGCGCTGCTGATGAGCAGGAAAATAATGATGATGGCAAAGGCAATCGGCGAAGTGAAATAGGCCACCGTCTCCCGTTGGAAGATGGTGAGGATGTTTTGCAGGCTGCGTTTCATCAAACAGGGAAAAGAAAAGGGCTCATTCTCCGGTTTCCGAGGTGGTGATCTTCCGGAAAACCGCATCCAGGCGCCCCGCTTCCACTTGGAGATCGGCCAAGCGGAGGCCTTTCTCCCGGGCGAGTTCCGCCAACTCCACCACCAGCTGGTTGTCTTTGGTTTGGGTGGGATCGAGAATCACGCTCACCCAATCCTCCCCTTGCTCGAAGGTCTCGACCGCTCGGGCGCTCGGGAGTTTTTTGAGGGCAGCCAGAATGGGGGTGGGTTTCGAGCCGGACAACTTGGCTCGGATCCGCCCCGCTTCGGGCGAGCGGGAGAGCAGCTCACCGGGCGTGGAATCGACCTTGATGCGACCCGAATCAATGATGATGGCCCGGCTGCAGGCCGCCTCCACCTCCTCCAGAATATGGGTGGAGAAGATAATGGCCTTATCTCGACCCATTTCTCGAATGAGCTGGCGGACTTCGCGCTTTTGGTTGGGGTCCAAGCCATCGGTCGGTTCATCCAAGATCAGAATCTCCGGATCGTGGAGCAAGGCTTGGGCGAGGCAAGTTCGATGGCGGTAGCCTTTGGAGAGCGTGTCGATGCTCTGATCGCGCACCGGCTGCAAGAAGCAGGTCGCGAGAGCGCGATCCACGGCTGAGGTCTTCTCCTCCCCTTTCAGCCCACGAATTCCGGCACAAAATTTTAGGAACCCGGAGACGGTCATATCGGGATAGAGCGGCGCGCTTTCCGGGAGGTAACCGATGCGACGCTTGGCTTCCTCAGGTGCTTCATGCACGGAGATCCCCGCGACCTTGACCTGGCCCTCGGTGGGAGTCAGGTAACCGGTGATCATTCGCATGGTGGTCGACTTGCCGGCCCCATTCGGTCCGAGAAAGCCGAGCACCTCCCCTTTCTCCACCGAAAAGGACACGTTCTTCACGGCGACCTTGCTGCCGAACTGCTTTTGGAGATTGCTGACCTCGATCATGGTGGGGGCGAAATCCGGTCGGAACCGGGGGATGGCATCGTTGCGAAAACCCGACCAGGTTTTCAAGCAAATTTTTCCGCGAAAGGGGGCGACAAAAGAGGTAGGGGTTGTCTGCCTTTCCTTCCTATGTGGCAACGCGTCCTCACTCCGGAGCTGCTCGACCGCTTACCGTCCGAACATCCTGACGCCCTTCGCAGCCGCCGAGATCTCCGTCTCATCAATTTTTTCCTGGGCGGTGAACGCTGGATTCATGACCAACTCGCCGCTCATCCCGATCAGAAGGTGGTCGAATTGGGAGCAGGCGAGGGAACGCTCGCCCTTTCCGGCCAGACCGACTTTCGTGGGCACTGGACGGCCTGCGACCTAAGGTCGGCCCCGCCAGCCTGGCCACCAGCCTGGACTTGGAAAGAGGGCGACTTCTTTGAGACCCTCGCTGGCTTGCGGGGGGAGGCCCTGGTGGGAAACTTGATCCTCCATCATTTTGACCGCGACGAATTGGCGATTTTAGGGAAGGAGTTTCAGAGGTTTTCCCGTCTTTTCTTTCACGAGCCGCTGCGTCGCCCTCGCACGGCTTCACTTTCCCGCCTCTTGTATCTCTTCGGCCTCAATCGCGTCACCCGTCATGACATGCGGGTCAGTATCGAAGCGGGCTTTCGCGGTCTGGAATTGCCGGAATGGCTCGGCCTGGACGAGGCGCGCTGGAGCCTGACCCTCTCCGAAACGCTGTTAGGAGGCTATCGTCTGAGCGCGCTGCAAAAAGCCCTATGAAGCCGCTCACCATTGTGGGAGGCGGGCTGGCCGGTCTTTCCCTCGCCATTGCCCTTCGCCAGAAAGGCATCGACCTCACTCTCCACGAGGCCATTCCCTACCCGCGACATCGCGTCTGCGGCGAGTTCATCAGCGGAGTCCAATCGGAAACGCTGGCCAAGCTCGGGATCGATGACCTCTTGCAAGACGCCTGCTCCCTGAGCTCCAGCACTTGGCGGCGGGGAGACGGGAGCGAGCTCTGCCGCTTTACCCTGCCCGAACCGGCCCGCGGCATTTCCCGGCATCGCCTCGATTTGCGCTTGGCGGAGCGCTTGCAAGACTGGGGGGGTCGCTTGGAGTTGGGTCGCAAGGCTTTGCCCAGCGGCCAGGAGGGCTACGTCGACGCAGCCGGTCGACGGCCCGTCCCCAAAAGCCCCTGGATGGGGCTCAAATGCCACTTCCGAGACTTCCCGATGCACGCTGACCTCGAGATGCACCTAGCGGAGGGAGCGTATGTCGGCCTTTCAGCGGTGGAAGAAGGTTGGGTCAATGTGTGCGCACTCCTGCCAAGAGTTTCCGGCCTCTCCGGAAAAGGGCCCGTTCGCTTTCTGCAGCACCTGGATGCGGTCGGCCTGAAAGAACTGGCCGAGCGTTTGCAAGCCGCCACCGCCAATCCGGCCTCCTTCCAAGGCGTGGCTGGCTTGCAGCTGGGAGAGCAGCCGGCCGCGGAAGGCTTTGCCATTGGCGATGGCAATCGCATGATCTGTCCCTTCACTGGCAACGGAATGTCGATGGCCTTTGAATCGGCCGCCCAGGCCATGGGGCCGCTCTCGCGTTATGCTGGCGGGCAGCTTTCCTGGAAGGCCGCGGTGGAGGAAGGCCGCCAAGCCATCCGGCGCAAACACCATCGTCGCAGCCAGCTTTCTCTCCACCTGCAGAGTCTACTTTTCCAACCACCCCTTCGCGAAAGCTTCGCTTTTTTGAGTCGAATCTCGACCTTTCCCCTCAGGGCACTTTTCCACCTGACCCGCTGACTGCATGTTTCTGAAATCCATAGCCAGCGCCATCCCCCCCACCGCCTATAGCCAAAAAGAGTGCTGGGATCTCATGCAGTCCATCGGGACCCTGGAGGGACTTCGAGGCCGATCGCGGGATCTTTTGGAGAAGGTGCTGACCGGCGAGAGCGGGATCAAGAAGCGGCACTTTGCGGTCGAGCCGATCACGACCGTCTTTGGTCGAGGTGCCCAAGAGCTCAATCAGGATTTTGAGGTCCTCGCCCCGGTCCTGGCCGGGCAAGCCCTCACGCGGGCCTTGGCGGGGGCCTCGCTCCAAGCGAGCGACCTCGATGCGCTCTTCGTCTGCACCTGCACGGGCTATCTCTGTCCAGGACTCACGAGCCATTTGGCGGAAAAGGTCGGGCTGCGAGCGGATGCCTACCTCCAAGATCTGGTCGGACTGGGCTGCGGGGCGGCCATCCCGGCTCTTCGCTCCGCGGCGGGCTTTCTCGCGGCTCATCCGAAGGCGACGGTGGCCGTGGTCCCAGTGGAAATCTGCTCGGCTGCCTTTTACATCGATGACGACCCCGGCGTTCTCATCAGTCTCTGCCTCTTTGGAGATGGCGCTTCGGCCTCGCTTTGGCAGGGCCAGGGAGAGGGCTGGCGGGCCTCTCACTTCGACACGCTCCACGTGCCCAAGGAGCGGGAAAAAATCCGTTTTGTGAATGCGGAAGGCAAACTCAAAAACAAGCTGCATCGCTCCGTGCCATCGCTGGCCGGTCAAGCCGTCGCCACCCTCTTCCAACGGCGGCCCAGCTCCGCGCCCCCAAAGCCGACCGTCATCGCGCACTCAGGCGGTCGCGATGTCATCGAGTCCTTGGACTCCGTCTTTCAGGGTTCCCAGCCGCTCCGAGCCACCCGACAAGTTCTGTCAGATTACGGGAACATGAGCAGCCCGTCGGTTCTGTTCGCGCTGGAAGACTACCTCAGCACGTCGCCCGCAGAGGACAGCCTTTGGTTGACTTCGTTCGGGGCCGGGTTCGCTTGCCACTCGGTCAGTCTCAATCGAGCGTGACGCGGCGACGGCGCCCCCCCCGCTTCTTGGGTTTCTCTTCTTCGAGATCCTCCGGGCTGTATTGGAAGAGGAAGCGCAAGTCCTGCTCCTCCAAGGAACTGGCAAAGCCTTCATCGCCCAGGACACCCTGAACCAACTCCCGCTTCTGCGCCTGGAGGAAGCGGATTTTTTCCTCCACGGTGTCGCGAATGAGCAGGCGGTAGGCGATCACCTTGTTCTTCTGGCCGATCCGGTGCGTCCGGTCGATGGCTTGGTTCTCCACGGCCGGGTTCCACCACGGATCATAGAGAATAACGTAGGAAGCCGAGGTCAGGTTGAGTCCCGAGCCCCCCGCCTTGAGCGAGAGCAGGAAGACCGAAGGGTCCTCGCTCTTTTGGAAGCCATCGATGACGCTCTTGCGGTCCTTGGTCTGCCCGGTGAGGTAGTGGAAGGTCCGGTCTTCCTCCTCCAAGCGGTCCCGAATGATATCGAGCATGCTCACGAACTGACTGAAAACGAGCACCTTGTGACCTTCTTCCTTCAGTTGGTCGAGGAGGTAAAAGAGGGCCGTCAGCTTGGCGCTTTCCTCTTCCAAGTGGGCCCCATCGACCAGCCCGGGGTGACAACAGATCTGCCGCAGGCGCATCAAGCCCTGCAAGATCACGAAGCTGTTGTTTTTGAGTTCCTTCTTGTCAGAGACACCCAGAATCTCCTCTTGAATGCGCTTCAGCTCCTGCTTGTAGAGCTCCTCCTGGACCCCTTCCATCTTGGCATAGACTTCTTCCTCAGTCCGAGGCGGGAGATCCACGGCCACTTCCTTTTTCGTTCGCCGCAGGAGGAAGGGGCGCAAGCGACCGGAAAGCCGCTCCTGCGCGGTGGCATCTTTCCGACGATCAAAACGCTTTTTGAAGTAGTTGCGATTTCCCAGGACGCCGGGCATGGCGAAGGACATCAGGCTCCACATGTCCATCAGTCGGTTCTCAATGGGGGTCCCGGTCAGGACCAAGCGATTGTCCGCGTTCAGCTCGCGGGCGGCCTTGGCGGCTTTCGAATCCGGATTCTTGATTTGCTGTCCCTCGTCCAAAATGACCGCCAACCAGCGGAGCTTTTTCAGCTCGGTCGAGCGCCCCCGGAGTTGCGCGTAATTCAGCACCAAAAGGTCGTTCTGCTCTTGCACGTCCTCGATTTTGAAATCGTCGGTCGCCCGGAGCACGCGCACCCTCAGGGCCGGGGCAAACTTGCCCGCCTCAGCCGCCCAGACATCCAGCACGGACTTGGGACAAACCACCAGAGCCGGGGTGGCCGCTTTCGACTGCTCCCGCAGCCAAAGCACCCAGGTCAGACTTTGGATGGTTTTGCCGAGTCCCATGTCATCGGCCAAAATGCCGCCGAAGCGATTCGTGGCGAGGTAGGCCAGGAAATGATAGCCCTCCACTTGGTAAGGACGAAGAGAGGCCTGCAAGTCGCCCGGGACTGCGGGGCTGATATTCAGCTTGAGGGTCGAGGCCCGGTCACAAATCCGCGACCAGGTCCCGGGATCGAACACGTCCTTCACGCCGGTGTCAGCCAGTTGCAGCACGTGCATGCGGTGGGTGTCTTCAGAGAGATCGTAGACGTCCAGTCCCAGGCGACTGATCATGTCCTTCTGTTCTTCATCGAGCGCGATTTCCAGGCGCACCCAGCCCCCATCCTCCAGCCGGACAAAGCCCCCCCGCGCCGCCACCAAGGCCCGCAGTTTCTCCTTGGAAATATCCAGGCCCTCCACGTCGAGCACGATCTTGAGGTCGAACCAATCGATGTCCTCGTTGATGACTTCGAATTTCACCTTGGCGGAAATGGGATCGGCCAAGAGCGTCTCCAGGTTCTCATCTGCCTTGATCTCGATCCCTTCGGGAAGGGCCTTGGCCCAATCATAGAACTTCTCCGGGAAGGCCTTGGTCACCCGCACGCGGAAGCCATCGCTCGGCATGTCCCAAGTGGGATTGAGGGGCTGCAAGCGCTCCGGAAACTCATCCAGCAGGTCGCGTTGGTAGCGGGCGATGGCATCGCCCTCGGGCGCTTCCGAATGCTCGACACTCCAGCCGTCTCTGCGCAAAACTTCGCGGCGACGACCCGAAGGCTCTTCCGCCAACAGACGCAGCATGACGTGCTCACTCTCGGCCCGGGTCAGTTCCTTCGTCAGCTCCGCCGCGATGGTCAAGCGCAGCTCCGCCTCTCGCACCCGCGCTTGGAGCGCCTCTGGCAGGTCCGCCCCAACCCGCGCGAGGAACTCCAAGCCATCTTCGGACTCAATGATCTCTTGGGGGACCTCGTAGAAGGACGCCACCTCCGTCGAACCGGAATGCTCCCACATCCAAGGTCGCGGCCCGCGCAAGACCACCTCATCCGCCAGATAGAGTGTCTCCGGTCCGGGTAGCAGGCGGACGGAGTGGTAGAGCGGCTCCCCGTCATCCAGAGAAAGCTGCAAGCCATAAAATCCCGGGCGCTCCTGGGATTCGGTGCATTCCCACTGGAGGCGGCGCGGATCAAATTCGATCGGCCGTTCGTCTAAGGAGACCAGGTGACGAAGGGTCGTCTCTTCCAAGCAAAGTCGATTGAGAAGCCTGGCGCCCTCGGCCGAGTTCAGGTCGACCCGGGTGCCTCCCTTCTCTCGCCAATATTCACTGAGCGAAGCCCAAATGATTTCGGAGGCCGCATCAAAGCGCACCAGGCCCTTGTCCCAGCCTTCATCCAATTCAGTGAATTGGCTCTCCTGATCCACCTCCACAAAGGCGGCGGCCTCCTCTCCCTGTTGCAAGAGGACCCGGACATCGTCCGGCGTCACCATCAGTCGCAGGACGGATCTTTTGGAGCGGGGGGGCTTGGGCTGGCGATTGACGGCCGAGCGGATTCCCTCCCACTCATCGATGTCCTTCTTCCGCTCCCAGGCCGCCATCCGGTCCTTGGTGGCCTCGAAGTCGGTGATGGCTGACATGAAGGGCGGAAACGGCACCCTTGCTTTGTCGAAAGCGTAAGCCACGTAGTTCCAGAACTCGATGATGTCAGCCGGCGCGGTCGGCCACAGGTCCAAGGGGTCATAGCTCGCGATCTCCCACTTCGCGCTCAGTCGGACGAGGTCCTTGTCGAAAATCTCCTGATCCAGCTCGTAGCGGCGATAGCGCTTTTCCACCTTCTCCACGTAGGCCTCCTCCCGTTCATGGAGCGGCCGATCAAGCTTTTCCTCCAAGAGCTGACCGAGGTCCTGCTCGCCGATTTCGTTGGGAGATTCTGGAAGGTCTTCTCCCCGCGCGACCCGTTCATACATCGCCGCGCAGACCGCGATTTCCGAGTGCGGTGGCAGCTCGGGCTCCACCTCCCAAACCCAGCGGCCCGCTTCCAAACGGAGATTGACCCGGTAGAGTTGATCGGACTGGACCTTGGCTTGAACAAAGCGCCCGTCCCCGAAGATGGTCCCGACCGCGCCCTCTTTTTGGAGAAACTCGCCTTCTTTGCGAACGGAGGGGGGAAAGGAATTCAGGAGGTTGAGGGTCGCTCGGTCAGGACTCATGGCAGGGCAAACTCGCGCCGCGAAGGAGACACCCGTACGCGGAAGGAGAGCGTTAGCATCGACGGCTCCCTCGTGGCAAACGGTGAATGGAAAAAATCGCGGACTCTCGCTGCCGCCCGGCTTCTCAAATTGCAGCTTCCCCCATCCTCGAATACCCCTCTGCTCATCATGCAGAAGGAAACCGCAGAAATCCTGGCGAAAGCGCTTCGAAGGCGACTTGCCCTCATCGGAGATCAGGAGCTTCGGGAACGCGATCCCGAGGGGCAACTGCAAGCCCTAGGCGCCATCTCGCAGGAGATCGACCAGCTCGTCCAGACCCATGGGCGCGAAATCACCGGGCAACTCCGCCACTACTTCGCCCAATGCAGCTACCAAAAAGCGCTGACCGAACTGGAGTCGATCAGCGCTTCTTGAAAAAATCTGGTGGTCCGATCAGCGGGAGTAAAACTCCACGATCAACTGCTCATTCACGATCGGATCGATGTCCTCGCGAATGGGGAGGCGGGCCATCTTGGCCGTCAATTTCTCGCGATCCACGGTCAACCAATCCACCTGCGGACGAGCTTGGGACTGATCCATGAGGCGCATCCCGAGTTGTTGGGAGCCGGCCGCTTCTCGCACCGCGATGTTCTGGCCGGGCTTCACCTGGTAGGACGGGATGTCGACGCGTTTGCCGTCCACCAAGATGTGCCCGTGACCGACAAATTGACGAGCTGCCCGCCGGGTGTTCCCGAGGCCAAGCCGGAAGACCACATTGTCCAGGCGGGTTTCCAAAAGTTGCAATAGGATTTCACCGGTCACCCCACGGGTGTTGGCAGCGGTCTCGTAATACTTCCGAAACTGCTTCTCCATGATGCCATACTGGAAACGAAGCTTTTGTTTCTCCGCTAACATAAGGGAGAAGTCCGAGTTCTTTTTGCGGGCGTTGCGGAGGCCATGCTGGCCTGGTCCGTAGCTGCGGCGCTCGAGCGCCTTGGAAGGCCCGAAAAGAGCCATGCCGAAGCGACGGTTGATGCGTTCTCTGGGTCCGGTGTAACGTGCCATGGTGAAGAAAGCGGAAGGGATTAGACGCGCCGGGCCTTGGGCGGGCGGCAGCCGTTGTGGGGGATGGGAGTGACGTCGCGGATGGCGGTGACTTCGATGCCGATCGCTTGGACGGCGCGGACCGCGGATTCGCGACCCGAACCCGGTCCTTTCACGCGGACCTCAGCTTCTTTCAGGCCATGGCTCATGGCTTGACGGCAAGCATCTTGAGAAACCACCTGAGCCGCATAAGCCGTGCTCTTACGAGACCCTTTGAAGCCCATTTTGCCGGCGCTGGCCCAGCCAATGCAGTTGCCATTGGCGTCCGTGACCGAAACGAGGGTGTTATTGAAAGTCGCCAAGACGTGGACAATCCCGGTATGGACGTTTTTGCTCTTCTTGGCTTTGAGGATCTTCGGCTGGCTGGCGGCGTCCGGGTCAAGGCTCAGGAAAATATCCTTCTTCTTATCTTCCTCGGCCTTGCGAGCGGCGGCCGTCTCCTCCGCAGCGGGCTCGGCCGGCTTGGCGGGAGCCTCTGGAGTCTCTGCGGTGGCCTCGGCCACGGGGGCGGCTTCGGGGGCGGAGGTCGTCTCGTCCTTTTCCTCGGCTTCGGGTTTCTTTGGTTCGTCTGACATGGTCGTTTCCAAATTACTTCTTCGCGATCACGCCCACGGTGCGGCGTTTGCCTTTGCGAGTGCGGGCGTTGGTTGAGGTCCGTTGCCCACGAACCGGAAGGCCGCGGCGGTGGCGGATCCCCCGGTAGCAGTTGATCGATTGCAGGCGCTTCATGTGCACTTGTTGCTCCCGCCGGAGATCGCCCTCAATCAGGATGTCGGAGCCGCCGATGACGTTGGTGATGGCCAAGATCTGGTCCTCGCTCAGCTCCCCTGCTCGGACCCCGGGATCGACATTAGCCAGGGCCAGAATGCGAGCGGCCGTCGTTCGGCCGATACCGTAGATGTAAGGCAGCGCCGCTTCGATGCGCTTTTCGTTCGGGATTTCGTTACCAAGAATTCGTGCCATGAGAGAAGGAGGTAGAGGTCAGCCTTGGCGCTGTTTGCAGCGCGGGTTCTTGCAAATCACACGCACCACTCCTTTCCGCCGAATGATTTGGCAGGATTCGCACATGCGCTTTACAGAAGATCTGACTTTCATCGAAAATGCAGGGATGGTTGGGGGTGCCTCATCCCGGAAAAACGCCGCTTTGCGTTCGTTCGCTCCGCCCTGAGACACAGTTCCCACGACGGCTGGCCGCGGGAGGGCTGAGTATCTAGCACCAAAGACCTTTGCCGCAAGGAGGGTTTTCTCCTTTTTTCTCCCCCTGTCCCGGGCCCCCAGCCTCCTTCCCATTTCGCTCTTGCCCGCCCTCCTGCCAAGGGTTCCAGTCGCCCCAACATGTTGGCTGTCGATTCCGTCTCCATTCAATTCTCCGGACGTGAGTTATTGAAGGACCTTTCCTTCGTGATTCGGCCGGGCGACCGGATTTCCTGCGCGGGTGCCAATGGAGCGGGCAAATCGACTCTCATGAAAATCCTGGCGGGGGCCCTCACTCCCGACTCCGGAAAGCTCCACGCCAAGAAAGGCCTCCGCATCGGCTACCTCCCGCAAGAAGGCATCCAGCTCGCTCAGAAGTCGGTCTACCAGGAAGCCGAGTCGGCTTTTGCTTCGGTCAAAAACATCGAGGCCAAAATCGAGGTCCTGGGACAGGACCTGGAAGAGCTGGACTCCAAGACGAGCGCTTACCACGATCTCCTCCATCGCATGGGCGAGCTGCAACTCCAACTGGACGGCTACGATCTCGCCAAGGTCCGACCGCAAATCGAAACCATCCTGACTGGCCTCGGCTTCCGCCACAGCGACCTCGATCGCGCGACCTCGGAATTCTCAGGGGGATGGCAAATGCGCATCGGCCTGGCCAAACTCCTCCTGCAAGCCCCCGACATCCTCCTCCTAGACGAACCCACCAACCACCTCGACCTCGATTCCCAGATCTGGTTGGAGCGCTACCTCGTGAGTTTCCCCGGGGCCATCCTCCTCATTTCTCACGACAAATCCTTCATGGACTCGCTGACCACACGGACCTTCGCCTTCCTCAACCGACGGATCGAAGAATACGCCGGCAACTACTCCTTCTTCCTCCGCGAAAGCGCCGCTCGCAAAGAACAGCTCCTGCAAGCCTACAAAGCGCAGCAACGCGAGATCGAAAAAACCGAGGACTTCATCCGACGCTTCCGAGCCAAGGCCACCAAAGCCTCCCAGGTCCAGTCCCGCATCAAGCAGCTCGAGAAAATCGAGCGCATCGAAATCGAAGAAGAGGAAAGCTCGGTTGGCTTCCGCTTTCCGGAGGCCCCCGCCAGTGGCCACGTTATGGTGCGACTGGAAAAAGTCACCCAGCGCTACGGCGAACTCACCGTCTTCCAAGACATCGAAATGGAGATCCAAAAAGGCGACCGCCTCGCCATCGTCGGTGTGAACGGCGCTGGCAAATCGACCTTCGTCCGCTTGCTGAGTGGTCGTGAGACACCCACTGCTGGCCTGCGCAAACCGGGGCACAAAGTCGAAATCGGCTACTACTCCCAGGACCATGCCGACTCCCTCGACCCCCATCTGAGCGTCCTCCAAACCATTGAGCAGTCCGTGCCTCGCGGGAGCACCGTCAACCCCCGCACCCTCGTGGGCGCGTTTCTCTTTCGGGGAGATGACGTGTTCAAGAGCGTCAGCGTCTTGAGTGGCGGAGAACGCTCGCGCCTGGCTCTCGCGAAAATGCTCCTGGAGCCCAGCAATTTCCTGATCTTGGACGAGCCCACCAACCACCTCGACATGCGCTCTCAAGAAGTCCTCCAGACCGCCCTCCAGGACTTCACGGGCAGCTACGCCATCGTGAGTCACAACCGCGCCTTCCTCGATCCCGTCGTCAACAAAGTCCTGGAATTCGCTCCCGGCCGCGCCCCTCGACTCTTCTTAGGCAATGTCTCCGACTACCTTGAAAAAAAAGAAACCGAAGCGCGCGAGGCCGAACGGACCAGCCGCAGCGCCTCCCAGCCAGCCCCGTCTAGCTCAGTCAGCCAAAATGGCAACCCCCCCACGAGCCTGAGCCGCAAGGAACAAAAACGCCGGGAAGCCGAGCGCCGCCAACTCCGCTCCAGCAAGCTCAAGCCGCTCGAGAACGAATTCGCCCAAGTCGAAAAACGGATCGAGGAATTGGAAAGCCAGCGCGGCCAAGTGATGCAACGACTGAACGACCCCAGCCAATGGGAGAGCCAAGAAGAAGGCAAAGTCCTCGCTCAACGCTATCAGGAAGTGGCCCAAGAGACGGAAACGCTCTATAGCAAGTGGGACAGTCTCAGCAGCGAGATCGAGCGCGTGGAGGCCGAACTGACTCCTTCCGAGTGAAAGCCACTCCCCCATCCAAAACCTAACCTTCTCCCTCCCCCCATGCTCGCCTTTTCCACCTGCTGGAATGCGGGTCGCCACCAAGAAGGCGAGCCCATGGTCGAGGAAATCCTCGAGCTAGGCTTTGACACCCTCGAGCTCAGCCACGGCATGCGCATCACCCTCCTCCCCGGGGTGGAAAAGGCCTACCGGGAAGGGCTCTATCGAGTCGCTGGAGTCCACAACTTCATTCCCTCTCCGGTCGAAGTCATGATCGATGCGCCGGATTGCTATGAATTCACGAGCAAGAACCGTTACGAGCGGGACCGCGCCCTCAAGCACACCTTCAAAAGCATCGAATTCGCGGCCTCAGTCGACGCCGAATACATCGTCCTCCACATGGGCAGCACTCCCTTGGCCGCGCTCAGCCAGGAGCTGGAGGCCATGGTCCAGCGGGGTCGCTTGAACTCGCGCAAATTCGTGAAGAAGAAGCTCGACTTCATCAAACAGCGCGAGCAGCTCAGCCCCCTCTACCTCAACCGCGCCCGCAAAGCGCTCGAACTCCTCCTCCCCCACGCCGAAGAACATCGCGTCCAACTCGGCATTGAAAGCCGAAGCCACTACCAAGACGTCCCCAGCGAACCGGAAATGATCCAGCTTCTGGAAGAGTTCGACTCCCCGTGGCTCGGCTACTGGCATGACTTCGGTCACGTCCAGCGCAAGGCCAACCTCTCCCTCCTCAACCATGAGCAGTGGCTCGGCAAGGTGGCCCACCGCTTGGTGGGCTGTCACCTCCACGACGTCCGCTGGCCTCTCCGCGATCATCGCGTGCCCCTCACTGGCCATATCGACTACGACGTGCTCCTCCCCCAAATCCGACCCGACGCCCCCATGGTCTGGGAACTCAGCCCCACCCGCCGGAAGGAAGAAATCCAAGCGGCTCTCCCGGCTTGGAAACACAAATGGGCCCAATTTCACGGAGCGGCCGCCGCATGAACCCTTTTCTCGACACCATCCGCGAGCTTTGGACGGGGATGGGCGACTCCCCCGCCCTCATCTTCCTGGCCTTTTGCCTCCTGCCAGCCCTTCCCCTCCCCATCAGCTTGACCCTGGCCTTCTTCGGCCCGCTCCTGATCGCGCAACTCGGCTTCGGACCCGCCTACAGCTTGATCCTGGTAGCGGAGGCTCTCTGCATGAGCTGGGCCTACTTCGTCTCGGCCCACCCGGGGAGAAAACTTATGCTGCGATTGCTAGCCTGGCGGAAAATCACACTGCCTGAATTCAGCCAAGGCGACCTCCTGCGCTTTCTCGTGGTCTTCCGCATCACGCCCGGCATTCCCTTCTTTCTCCAGAACATCGTGCTGGGGGTGCTGCGAGTGCCATTCTGGCCCTACCTCCTCCTCTCGATTCCCCCGCAAGCCCTCTACGCCTTCGCCTTCCTGAAAACCGGCCAAGGCCTCCTCGAAGGCGAAGCCGCCCCGCTCGTGATCGGCCTCGGCGTGCTCATCCTGGCGGCAGTCCTGGTATCCTGGCTGCGCAAGAAGGCCAAGCAGCGCGACAAAGAAGCCGAAGACCCATCGATCCAAGCTGAAGGAGAGGACCTCCCCTGAAGAGATCCCCTACTCGCAGATCAACTCTAATACCAAATCCAAGAAAGATTTGGACGATAGCGGAGCGGTTTTTGGGTTCTGGCAAGGCGGGAGTGGTCAGGCTGGACCGGGGTCCTGCCTGACCCGACCAACGCCGCCAGAAGCCAAAG
This is a stretch of genomic DNA from Verrucomicrobiota bacterium. It encodes these proteins:
- the rpsK gene encoding 30S ribosomal protein S11, giving the protein MSDEPKKPEAEEKDETTSAPEAAPVAEATAETPEAPAKPAEPAAEETAAARKAEEDKKKDIFLSLDPDAASQPKILKAKKSKNVHTGIVHVLATFNNTLVSVTDANGNCIGWASAGKMGFKGSRKSTAYAAQVVSQDACRQAMSHGLKEAEVRVKGPGSGRESAVRAVQAIGIEVTAIRDVTPIPHNGCRPPKARRV
- the rpsM gene encoding 30S ribosomal protein S13 — protein: MARILGNEIPNEKRIEAALPYIYGIGRTTAARILALANVDPGVRAGELSEDQILAITNVIGGSDILIEGDLRREQQVHMKRLQSINCYRGIRHRRGLPVRGQRTSTNARTRKGKRRTVGVIAKK
- a CDS encoding DEAD/DEAH box helicase: MSPDRATLNLLNSFPPSVRKEGEFLQKEGAVGTIFGDGRFVQAKVQSDQLYRVNLRLEAGRWVWEVEPELPPHSEIAVCAAMYERVARGEDLPESPNEIGEQDLGQLLEEKLDRPLHEREEAYVEKVEKRYRRYELDQEIFDKDLVRLSAKWEIASYDPLDLWPTAPADIIEFWNYVAYAFDKARVPFPPFMSAITDFEATKDRMAAWERKKDIDEWEGIRSAVNRQPKPPRSKRSVLRLMVTPDDVRVLLQQGEEAAAFVEVDQESQFTELDEGWDKGLVRFDAASEIIWASLSEYWREKGGTRVDLNSAEGARLLNRLCLEETTLRHLVSLDERPIEFDPRRLQWECTESQERPGFYGLQLSLDDGEPLYHSVRLLPGPETLYLADEVVLRGPRPWMWEHSGSTEVASFYEVPQEIIESEDGLEFLARVGADLPEALQARVREAELRLTIAAELTKELTRAESEHVMLRLLAEEPSGRRREVLRRDGWSVEHSEAPEGDAIARYQRDLLDEFPERLQPLNPTWDMPSDGFRVRVTKAFPEKFYDWAKALPEGIEIKADENLETLLADPISAKVKFEVINEDIDWFDLKIVLDVEGLDISKEKLRALVAARGGFVRLEDGGWVRLEIALDEEQKDMISRLGLDVYDLSEDTHRMHVLQLADTGVKDVFDPGTWSRICDRASTLKLNISPAVPGDLQASLRPYQVEGYHFLAYLATNRFGGILADDMGLGKTIQSLTWVLWLREQSKAATPALVVCPKSVLDVWAAEAGKFAPALRVRVLRATDDFKIEDVQEQNDLLVLNYAQLRGRSTELKKLRWLAVILDEGQQIKNPDSKAAKAARELNADNRLVLTGTPIENRLMDMWSLMSFAMPGVLGNRNYFKKRFDRRKDATAQERLSGRLRPFLLRRTKKEVAVDLPPRTEEEVYAKMEGVQEELYKQELKRIQEEILGVSDKKELKNNSFVILQGLMRLRQICCHPGLVDGAHLEEESAKLTALFYLLDQLKEEGHKVLVFSQFVSMLDIIRDRLEEEDRTFHYLTGQTKDRKSVIDGFQKSEDPSVFLLSLKAGGSGLNLTSASYVILYDPWWNPAVENQAIDRTHRIGQKNKVIAYRLLIRDTVEEKIRFLQAQKRELVQGVLGDEGFASSLEEQDLRFLFQYSPEDLEEEKPKKRGGRRRRVTLD
- the rpsD gene encoding 30S ribosomal protein S4 translates to MARYTGPRERINRRFGMALFGPSKALERRSYGPGQHGLRNARKKNSDFSLMLAEKQKLRFQYGIMEKQFRKYYETAANTRGVTGEILLQLLETRLDNVVFRLGLGNTRRAARQFVGHGHILVDGKRVDIPSYQVKPGQNIAVREAAGSQQLGMRLMDQSQARPQVDWLTVDREKLTAKMARLPIREDIDPIVNEQLIVEFYSR
- the rpmJ gene encoding 50S ribosomal protein L36 encodes the protein MKVRSSVKRMCESCQIIRRKGVVRVICKNPRCKQRQG